TCTGCCACCACTTGCGCGGGTCTCACCGGCGCCGCCGCCATTTTGGAACATGTGTGATGCCTTCTCTTTGGCGAGCTTGATGAGCCTCACCAGGTCCTTGGTTTCGCCGCTCGCCACCGTGGCGCTTGTCGCTTGGACCTGCTGAAAGGTGATGCAGTTGCCGTAGTAGCCTTCCGTGGCGCCGACCAGACCGCGCACGTTGCTCGGGAAGGCGAGGGGCACAGAGGCGTTGGGATCATCGTCGGAGATGACCGCGCGGGTGCGGCACCGCCAGAGCACCGCAGCGACGGCTTCGAACGCCGTGCAGTCGCCGCCACACTCGAATTTTATGCGGTTGATCAAGCTCGAGGGGATGGTGACGTCCAGGGTCACCAATTCCTCAGTTTCTACGCGCATATGAGACCTCATGGCGGCCACCAGCGGCTGCGGGAGGCGAGGCAGCGAGCCTTGGATTTCACACCTGACCGGGACGACGGCCGGCGCCGGCATCCCCCAGGCGAGCTCGCCGACGGCCAGCAGGAACTGCGCCATCCCCGCCGCGTCGGCTATGACGTGGTTCCACGTCACGCCGACGGCGAACCCGCCGCAGGAGAACTCGGTCACCTGCATCAGGACCAAGGGGTCGCTGAGGCTGCAGTATTCGGCGGGGTAGCCGACGGCGAGGTCGCCGTGGAGCAGCGCCGATCTCGTGACCTCCTCGTCGTCCAGGGCACAGCTAACTGACGCACCCACGAAAGAGACGCCCTCGCCGGTGCACGCGATGTGGAGCTCCCCGTCGTCGCCGgtggcggcgaggcggccggccATCGGGGGATAGTGCGCCAGCGCCTGCGACAGGGCGTTTTTGATCGAAAATATAAAATAGCACAGCTGCACCGGGGCCCTCTCTATCTAGCCATCCATTCTACGCATCGCGATTCGTGCAAAcacatttttcttttttgtttctctcacataaaacatattttgaagttcaaacctttgcAGCGTAGCAAAGTTTTCtatctagaatctaggataaatcttaTAGATTTTTTTGTCAAATATAAATATACAAAAACGATTTTTTTAATGTAAAAAATCattttttgtatatttatgtttgacaaaaaattctgaaagatttatcctagattctagatgGAAAGCTTTGCCACGCTGCAAAGGTTTGAACTTCAAGACATCTTTtatgtgagagaaacaaaaaagagaaattttcatacgaAAAGTTAGTTGTGTTGCACAGATCTTAAAGCAATATTGGACAACCAGGATACAAGGGCCGGGGTGCAGCTGTTCTAAAAATCCACGTCCCGTTTTTGATGGTCTTGACGGGCTCGTCGATCGGTTGGTCGAAGACAAGGAGCAGCGTGACGGCAGTAGGGCCCATGCACCTGTCGAAAGAGGAGAGAAGGACGACGCCGGCGTCCGAAGGGCCGGCGACCACCGCCGGCGAGGACTTGGTCACTACAACGCTCATTATGTTGTGATTTGTAATTTGTTAGACAAGTCGACGCTCTGAAGTCACGGCTGGCCTGGCTCTTCTTATAGGCATAGTGTGGTAAGCAACGTAAACAATTCAAAAAGTTGAATGTATTAACAGAAATGAAATGAAAAGAGTGTCATTCAGGCAGTTGCACTATTTTTATATCAAACGATTTATGAGACTTGTAGTTCTTTACTTTCAATGAAATTTCAGTCATTTTGATAGGTATAATAAAATAATTGCCTTTCAGTCAAATATTTGAAATATTATGCTGGTAGACACACATTTTCATATTATTTTGAATTTAGAAATAAGTGATTGGATTCAACAAAGTTAATTGAAGTGCAAATTTCGGTCCTTTGGCTGGAACAAAAAAGCAAATAACTGTAAATCATATTCAGTTGTTTCGGCTATGGCCAAAATATTTCAGATACTGTATAACATTTATGGCTGTTAGCCGCCGTCTCGCTTTCAAATAGACGGGTCATCTTCAAGCTCCTTGACCATTCACGCACAGATTTACGGCTGCTAGTTGATTCCGGCAGTAGCATTTGACCCAAAGACGCACAAAATTCAgatggcaaagccgtcggcatgcaAGGGCATCACCAATTTGTCCGCGGACTAATTCAGATCAGGCCGTAGATATGGATGCTGAAGCCGGCCATCTAATTGTGTCTCTTAAATGTTCGTCGAGGTCTTGCCATTCTTCACTTAGaatatac
This portion of the Triticum dicoccoides isolate Atlit2015 ecotype Zavitan chromosome 7A, WEW_v2.0, whole genome shotgun sequence genome encodes:
- the LOC119333911 gene encoding acyl transferase 15-like, coding for HNIMSVVVTKSSPAVVAGPSDAGVVLLSSFDRCMGPTAVTLLLVFDQPIDEPVKTIKNALSQALAHYPPMAGRLAATGDDGELHIACTGEGVSFVGASVSCALDDEEVTRSALLHGDLAVGYPAEYCSLSDPLVLMQVTEFSCGGFAVGVTWNHVIADAAGMAQFLLAVGELAWGMPAPAVVPVRCEIQGSLPRLPQPLVAAMRSHMRVETEELVTLDVTIPSSLINRIKFECGGDCTAFEAVAAVLWRCRTRAVISDDDPNASVPLAFPSNVRGLVGATEGYYGNCITFQQVQATSATVASGETKDLVRLIKLAKEKASHMFQNGGGAGETRASGGRDQQQLAVAAPRYNVLEVSSWRNLGFEAVDFGRGSPARVMWKAHQTVGFVCVVCPPCKGEDGVSVVSLCVKPEHADAFMAELAALNI